From a single Larimichthys crocea isolate SSNF chromosome XIII, L_crocea_2.0, whole genome shotgun sequence genomic region:
- the LOC104926216 gene encoding kelch-like protein 38: MDQSAIKVFHYKDKEQSSNLLLQLNRLRQENILTDVSLCSDNTEIPCHRNVLVSSSPYFRAMFCNNFLEKQQTQINLKGITSSILSSIIDYVYTGLISISMDIVLPLMQAASMLQYDRLFEACSSFLQEQLSIDNCLSMIRLSEIMNCCSLRDKAKAMAMKSFSDVSTSEELCELSLPELMGYLEDDSLCAEEEQVFETLVAWIHHDPLSRRGAISDLFKKVRLRYIHPTYLFQFIANDPLIQSSTLCTELVESVRRLMFSVSTKCNSDTAVDFKPLWVAPRRYSYHDMLVVVGGRKNNEQTSREALVFDEKSEKWQWLAKLPIRLYKASYVALHSVLYVIGGLTTNTKYSQVSTTVYTLSLKTNQWRTAEPMLKPRFAHQNVSYLHYIFVLGGLGSDKQLTDSVERYNSMFNQWESMAPMPEAVLHPAVAATNQRIYVFGGEDAMQNPVRIIQVYHIARNMWCKMENRSVKNLSAPAAIMDDKIYIIGGYTRRVIAYDTKANRFIKCANLKERRMHHSATVLNNKLYITGGRYISGHDIIMDSDNFECYDPKTDTWTSKGSLPYKLFDHGSLTLTHVSETWAKS, from the exons ATGGACCAATCAGCAATCAAAGTCTTCCACTACAAAGACAAGGAGCAGTCCTCCAACCTGCTACTGCAGCTCAACAGACTGAGACAGGAGAACATCCTGACAgatgtgtcactgtgttcagATAACACAGAGATCCCGTGTCACCGCAATGTCCTGGTCTCCAGCAGCCCCTATTTCAGAGCCATGTTCTGCAATAACTTCTTGGAAAAGCAGCAGACCCAGATTAACTTGAAGGGAATCACATCATCCATTCTGAGCAGTATCATTGACTATGTTTACACAGGACTCATTAGTATCAGCATGGACATTGTGCTGCCTTTAATGCAGGCAGCATCCATGTTGCAATATGACCGCCTTTTTGAGGCCTGCTCAAGCTTCCTTCAGGAGCAACTAAGCATTGACAACTGTTTGAGCATGATCAGACTCTCTGAGATCATGAATTGTTGCAGTTTGAGAGACAAGGCAAAAGCAATGGCCATGAAGAGCTTCTCAGACGTATCAACATCTGAGGAACTGTGTGAGCTCTCCTTACCAGAGCTCATGGGATACCTGGAGGATGATAGTCTTTGtgctgaggaggagcaggtctTTGAGACACTTGTTGCTTGGATCCACCATGATCCTTTATCCCGGCGTGGTGCCATCAGTGACCTTTTCAAGAAAGTTCGCCTTCGCTACATCCATCCCACCTACCTCTTTCAATTCATAGCCAACGACCCACTGATCCAGTCTTCCACCCTCTGCACCGAGCTTGTAGAGTCTGTGAGACGCctgatgttttctgtcagcACAAAATGCAACAGTGATACGGCAGTTGACTTCAAACCTCTCTGGGTTGCACCTAGGCGCTACTCCTACCATGACATGTTGGTGGTGGTAGGAGGGCGGAAGAACAACGAGCAGACCTCAAGGGAGGCCCTTGTCTTTGACGAGAAGAGCGAAAAGTGGCAGTGGCTCGCCAAGTTGCCCATTCGTCTATACAAAGCCTCCTATGTCGCCCTCCACAGTGTCTTGTATGTTATCGGAGGCTTGactacaaacacaaagtacagccaAGTCAGTACAACAGTCTACACCCTCTCTCTCAAGACCAACCAGTGGAGGACAGCGGAGCCAATGCTGAAGCCACGCTTTGCCCACCAGAATGTCTCCTACCTCCACTACATCTTTGTCCTGGGAGGCCTTGGGTCTGACAAGCAACTGACAGACAGTGTGGAGAG GTACAACAGTATGTTCAACCAATGGGAGTCTATGGCGCCCATGCCTGAGGCTGTGTTGCACCCTGCAGTGGCTGCTACTAACCAGAGGATCTATGTGTTTGGAGGCGAGGACGCTATGCAGAACCCAGTCAGAATAATACAG GTGTATCACATTGCCAGGAACATGTGGTGTAAGATGGAGAACAGATCAGTGAAGAATCTGTCTGCCCCTGCTGCCATTATGGATGATAAAATCTACATCATTGGAG GATACACCCGGAGAGTGATCGCATACGACACCAAAGCCAACCGGTTCATCAAGTGTGCCAacctgaaggagaggagaatgCACCACTCTGCCACTGTTCTCAATAACAAACTCTACATCACCGGCGGACGTTACATCAGCggccatgacatcatcatggaCTCGGACAATTTCGAGTGCTATGACCCAAAGACAGACACTTGGACATCTAAGGGGTCTCTGCCATATAAACTGTTTGACCACGGTTCCCTGACTCTGACGCATGTCTCAGAGACATGGGCAAAATCATAG
- the fbxo32 gene encoding F-box only protein 32: protein MPFLGQDWRSPGQSWVKTEEGWKKTSADDKNNNVSVESFCKAEEEECFNKENLLLSLGYDMAAKKRKKDLMNNNTKVPYFHREKWIYVHKGSTKERHGYCTLGEAFNRLDFCSAIKDTRRFNYVVRLLELIAKSQLPSLSGVAQKNYMNILERVVQKVLNDQQNVRPIKELLQTLYISLCGHVQDMGKSVLVGNINIWVHRMENIMQWQQQLDNIQINRPTSTGMGLTDLPVSLQLNIMQRITDGRDLVSLGQVCPELGALTEDRLLWKKLCQYHFTDRQIRKRLMVSDKGHLEWKKMYFKLSRCYPHREQYSDTLHFCTHCHILFWKDTNHPCTANNPESCTMSLSPQDFINLFNF from the exons ATGCCTTTCCTCGGACAGGACTGGAGGTCACCGGGTCAGAGTTGGGTTAAAACCGAGGAGGGATGGAAAAAGACATCAGCAGacgacaaaaacaacaatgtctcCGTGGAGAG cttCTGCaaagctgaggaggaggagtgtttcAACAAGGAGAACCTGCTGCTCTCTCTGGGCTATGACATGGCTgccaagaagaggaaaaaagaccTAATGAACAACAACACCAAGGTCCCCT ATTTCCACAGGGAAAAGTGGATTTATGTTCATAAAGGAAGCACCAAGGAG CGCCACGGATATTGTACACTAGGAGAGGCCTTCAACCGCTTAGATTTCTGCAGCGCCATCAAGGACACGAGGAGATTTAATTACGTCGTCAGA CTCCTGGAGCTTATCGCAAAGTCCCAGCTCCCCTCGCTCAGCGGAGTGGCACAGAAAAACTACATGAATATTCTGGAGAGAGTGGTACAGAAAG TTCTCAATGACCAGCAGAATGTTCGTCCGATCAAGGAGCTGCTGCAGACGCTCTACATCTCGCTGTGTGGTCATGTTCAGGACATGGGCAAATCTGTCCTGGTAGGGAACATTAACATCTGGGTGCATCGCATGGAGAACATcatgcagtggcagcagcagctggacaaCATCCAGATCAACAGG CCCACATCTACAGGGATGGGTCTGACTGACCTGCCTGTCAGTCTGCAGTTGAACATCATGCAGCGTATCACAGACGGCAGGGACCTGGTCAGCCTGGGCCAGGTGTGCCCCGAACTGGGGGCTCTCACTGAGGACCGGCTGCTGTGGAAGAAACTCTGCCAGTACcacttcacagacagacag atCCGAAAGCGCCTGATGGTGTCAGATAAAGGTCATCTGGAGTGGAAGAAGATGTACTTTAAGCTGAGTCGCTGCTATCCTCACAGAGAGCAATACAGTGACACCCTGCACTTCTGCACACACTGCCACATCCTTTTCTGGAAG gACACAAACCATCCCTGCACGGCCAACAACCCAGAAAGTTGCACCATGTCCCTCTCCCCTCAAGACTTTATCAACCTTTTCAACTTCTGA
- the prelid3a gene encoding PRELI domain containing protein 3A isoform X1 encodes MKIWSTEHVFSYPWETVIKAAMRKYPNPMNPNVVGVDVLDRSLDEEGRLHSHRLLSTEWGLPSIVRAILGTSQTQTYVKEHSIVDPDEKKMELCSTNITLTNLISVDERLLYRPHPDNPEVTVLTQEAIITVKGVSLSSYLEGMMARRMSANARKDYYSSAVTTNLPGYTSQTTGDSQHLGILCSWYLYRL; translated from the exons ATGAAGATTTGGAGCACCGAGCatgttttcag TTACCCATGGGAGACGGTGATCAAGGCTGCCATGAGGAAGTACCCAAACCCCATGAACCCTAATGTGGTCGGGGTGGACGTGCTGGACCGTAGTCTGGATGAAGAGGGACGCCTGCACAGCCACAGACTCCTCAGCACAGAGTGGGGCCTCCCGAGCATCGTGCGAGCG ATACTGGGAACCAGTCAGACGCAGACATACGTGAAGGAACATTCTATAGTCGACCCAGACGAGAAAAAGATGGAGCTCTGCTCAACGAAT ATTACTCTCACCAACCTGATTTCAGTGGATGAGCGGCTTCTTTACAGACCTCACCCTGACAACCCTGAGGT TACCGTCCTGACACAGGAGGCCATCATCACAGTGAAGGGAGTGAGCCTAAGCAGTTACTTGGAGGGGATGATGGCTAGAAGGATGTCAGCCAACGCCAGGAAG GACTACTACAGTTCTGCAGTGACGACTAATTTACCTGGCTACACCTCACAAACCACCGGGGATTCTCAACATCTCGGGATCCTCTGCAGTTGGTACTTATACCGTCTGTGA
- the prelid3a gene encoding PRELI domain containing protein 3A isoform X2, whose protein sequence is MKIWSTEHVFSYPWETVIKAAMRKYPNPMNPNVVGVDVLDRSLDEEGRLHSHRLLSTEWGLPSIVRAILGTSQTQTYVKEHSIVDPDEKKMELCSTNITLTNLISVDERLLYRPHPDNPEVTVLTQEAIITVKGVSLSSYLEGMMARRMSANARKGWDAIEWIIQNSERENVPLCDIY, encoded by the exons ATGAAGATTTGGAGCACCGAGCatgttttcag TTACCCATGGGAGACGGTGATCAAGGCTGCCATGAGGAAGTACCCAAACCCCATGAACCCTAATGTGGTCGGGGTGGACGTGCTGGACCGTAGTCTGGATGAAGAGGGACGCCTGCACAGCCACAGACTCCTCAGCACAGAGTGGGGCCTCCCGAGCATCGTGCGAGCG ATACTGGGAACCAGTCAGACGCAGACATACGTGAAGGAACATTCTATAGTCGACCCAGACGAGAAAAAGATGGAGCTCTGCTCAACGAAT ATTACTCTCACCAACCTGATTTCAGTGGATGAGCGGCTTCTTTACAGACCTCACCCTGACAACCCTGAGGT TACCGTCCTGACACAGGAGGCCATCATCACAGTGAAGGGAGTGAGCCTAAGCAGTTACTTGGAGGGGATGATGGCTAGAAGGATGTCAGCCAACGCCAGGAAG GGTTGGGATGCTATTGAGTGGATTATTCAGAACTCAGAAAGAGAGAACGTACCTCTGTGTGACATTTACTAA